From Juglans regia cultivar Chandler chromosome 8, Walnut 2.0, whole genome shotgun sequence, the proteins below share one genomic window:
- the LOC108984646 gene encoding putative receptor protein kinase ZmPK1: protein MDIAIFFLLLLLIKTPLLSSSSEKFDVLRGSSLSVENPSDKLVSLNGDFSAGFFPVGENAFCFAIWLTRSSAPTVVWMANRDDPVDGTGSQLSLSKDGKLRLTNSVGTTVWVTRTAASTPLESSKLQLQLQNTGNLVLNHSDQSGVIWQSFDSPTDTLLPQQTLTRISTLVSKSSKVDYSSGYYKLFFDNDNVLRLLYQGPVVSSLYWPDPLLSDPGLAGRSMYNSSRAAVLNESGYIWSSDHLEILATDFGVKTHRRLTLDRDGNLRLYSLEATNEGWDWVVTWQAVSDPCTIHGICGPNSVCSYDHASGRRCSCLQGFKIKDPTDWSFGCEADFNLPCNQSHEELSSFVQLSHADFFGNDIKFQPNVTLQHCENECLTTCGCKGFQFRFSADVYRGYLCYPKYELLNGRQTPNFEGDFYLKVPKAGFVYNRTLDAAESRLNCTPELSRQVRGTYENKTVKLLLWFATAVGGLEVTCIFLVLFFLFMSSKNSDQVAEGYLLMSRFKRFKFSELKKATRGFVEVIGRGGVGVVYKGILPDKRVAAIKRLDEANQGEAEFLAEVNIIGRLNHMNLIDIWGYCAEGKHRLLVYEFMEHGTLAEKLASNELDWKKRFDIAVGTAKGLAYLHEECLEWVLHCDVKPHNILLDSNYQPKVADFGLSKLLNRSEHDHSSFSKMRGTRGYMAPEWVYNLPITSKVDVYSYGIVVLEMVTGKSPTGTQHSSGGGGAKEHTRLDTLVREKIMHADGEASRESWNIEEIVDPGEDKDKMELLLKVALQCVAEDKDDRPAMTQVVEMLRCKEVN from the coding sequence ATGGATATCGcaattttcttccttcttcttttgctCATCAAAACTCCTCTCCTATCTTCATCGTCAGAAAAATTTGACGTTCTCAGAGGCTCATCTTTATCTGTTGAGAACCCAAGCGACAAACTGGTTTCTCTCAATGGTGATTTCTCTGCGGGATTTTTCCCGGTCGGTGAAAATGCTTTCTGCTTTGCCATATGGTTGACAAGGTCCTCAGCTCCGACCGTTGTTTGGATGGCAAACCGTGATGATCCGGTTGATGGAACAGGTTCACAGCTTTCGCTTTCGAAAGATGGCAAGCTTCGCCTAACAAATTCTGTTGGTACAACTGTTTGGGTCACCAGAACAGCAGCCTCGACCCCTTTAGAGTCCTCGAAATTGCAACTACAGCTCCAAAACACGGGAAATCTTGTTCTAAATCATTCTGATCAGAGTGGTGTCATCTGGCAGAGCTTTGATTCACCAACAGATACTCTTCTTCCACAACAAACACTAACCAGGATTTCAACCCTTGTATCAAAATCAAGCAAAGTAGACTATTCTTCTGGCTACTATAAGCTATTTTTTGACAACGATAATGTACTTCGACTGTTATACCAAGGTCCTGTTGTATCCAGTCTCTACTGGCCTGATCCATTGCTTAGTGATCCTGGACTAGCCGGAAGGTCTATGTACAACTCTAGTAGAGCTGCAGTACTGAACGAGTCGGGCTATATCTGGTCATCTGATCATTTGGAGATCCTAGCTACAGATTTTGGTGTGAAAACTCACAGAAGATTAACTCTTGATCGTGATGGTAACCTTCGATTATACAGCCTGGAAGCAACGAATGAAGGGTGGGATTGGGTTGTCACATGGCAAGCGGTGTCGGATCCATGCACGATTCATGGCATATGTGGGCCCAATAGTGTTTGTAGTTATGATCATGCTTCCGGCAGGAGATGCTCTTGCTTGCAGGGATTCAAGATCAAAGATCCAACTGATTGGTCTTTTGGGTGTGAAGCAGACTTCAATCTCCCTTGCAATCAGAGTCATGAAGAGCTGTCTAGTTTTGTCCAACTTTCTCATGCTGACTTCTTTGGCAATGATATAAAGTTCCAGCCTAATGTGACCTTACAACACTGTGAAAACGAATGCCTGACGACGTGTGGTTGCAAAGGTTTCCAATTTAGATTTAGCGCAGATGTGTACCGTGGCTATTTATGTTACCCCAAGTATGAGTTACTCAATGGACGACAGACACCAAATTTTGAGGGagacttttatttaaaagtacCCAAAGCTGGTTTTGTCTATAACAGGACGCTGGATGCCGCCGAATCAAGGTTGAATTGCACACCCGAACTTAGCAGGCAAGTTAGAGGAACGTATGAAAATAAGACAGTGAAGCTTTTGCTTTGGTTTGCTACTGCAGTGGGAGGCCTAGAGGTAACCTGCATTTTCCTGGTGCTCTTTTTCTTGTTCATGAGCAGTAAGAATTCCGACCAAGTTGCAGAAGGATACCTCCTGATGTCTAGATTCAAGCGATTCAAGTTTTCTGAGCTGAAAAAGGCCACACGGGGATTCGTTGAAGTGATTGGACGAGGAGGGGTAGGGGTAGTATACAAAGGTATACTGCCCGATAAGCGAGTTGCAGCAATCAAAAGACTCGACGAAGCTAACCAAGGAGAAGCCGAATTCCTAGCAGAAGTAAATATCATTGGGAGGCTTAACCACATGAACTTGATAGACATCTGGGGATACTGCGCAGAGGGAAAGCATAGGCTTCTGGTGTACGAGTTCATGGAGCATGGAACCTTAGCAGAAAAACTTGCTTCTAACGAACTTGATTGGAAAAAGAGGTTTGATATTGCAGTGGGCACAGCGAAAGGCCTAGCTTATTTGCATGAAGAGTGCCTAGAGTGGGTTTTACATTGTGATGTAAAGCCTCATAACATCCTCTTGGACTCCAACTATCAACCAAAGGTAGCAGATTTTGGTCTGTCTAAACTACTGAATAGAAGTGAGCATGATCATTCAAGTTTCTCAAAGATGAGAGGAACTAGAGGTTATATGGCCCCTGAATGGGTTTATAATCTTCCTATCACCTCTAAAGTTGATGTCTATAGCTATGGGATTGTGGTGCTGGAAATGGTTACTGGAAAGAGCCCCACAGGTACGCAGCATAGCTCTGGTGGTGGAGGGGCGAAAGAGCATACTAGATTGGACACGCTGGTGAGGGAGAAGATCATGCATGCTGATGGTGAAGCTTCAAGGGAGTCGTGGAATATTGAGGAGATTGTAGATCCAGGTGAGGACAAGGATAAGATGGAGCTTCTGCTCAAGGTGGCTTTGCAATGCGTTGCCGAAGACAAGGATGATAGGCCAGCCATGACCCAGGTTGTAGAGATGCTTCGCTGCAAAGAGGTCAACTGA